ACCTGTTCTCAACAATCAAATCCAGCCGGTATCCGCAATCCAATTGAATGCCTTTATAGGATACGGGTATGGATTTTTATAACTCAAAATTAACATCGGCCAATGAGAATTCTCTTGCGAGATATTGCTCATAAACGGATTCTAATAAGCCGGGCCCTAATTTCCGATGAACCTCCATTGCACAGCCTATGACTCTATTTGATAATTCGTCAAATCCAAAATTCTTCGTGTCCTCGTGAACTCGTGGTTGAATACTTGAAAAGAAAACAATTTTTGATTATTTTTTCGCTCGATTCATCCCTGTGAATTTGCCAACCGTTTATTGGCGGCCTCTCTGGGAAAATCCGTCCCTTACAGCGTCAGCTGCGCCAGAACCGGGAAATGGTCGCTCGGGTAAATTCCATTGGCATGGTCATAAAGGATGTCGATGGATTTGACAGTGAACTCATCCGTTACCAGTATCCAGTCGATGCGAGTGACGCCCTTGCCGGTGAAAGCGTGACCCGTGCCGGCGCCCTCTTCCGGCTTGTTCAGGACCTGCCAGCAGTCGCGAAACCGGCCGGCCAGTTCCTTGGGGCCGCTCCGGCCGCAGAACAGTTCATGCTCCGGACTCTCCGGCGCCAGATTAAAATCACCCATCAGGATGGTCGGCAATCCCCGGCTGATCTCGCGCCACTTGCGCATGATGAGATGGGCGGTGTTTTGGACATAGGGTTGATCCCAATGAAAATGGGTGTTCATCACCACAAATCTTTTGCCGCTCTCTTTTATACGAAATTTGCCCCAAGTAAGAACCCGGGGCAATTCATTGCCCCAGGTGCGGCTGCCGGCGCTGTCCGGAAAATCACTGTGCCAGAAAGTGC
The nucleotide sequence above comes from bacterium. Encoded proteins:
- a CDS encoding endonuclease/exonuclease/phosphatase family protein, with protein sequence MSILKNASLSSTLSLLLILSGCHSMRKTDMKVMTFNILYNSHRVFSGETSWEVRRPLLITCLQTHVPDLLGTQESFAFQTDAIQSAFPNWRVFGKGRYHQVLAVSPRRPYEDLGGESCRVLYDQKKYELLDHGTFWHSDFPDSAGSRTWGNELPRVLTWGKFRIKESGKRFVVMNTHFHWDQPYVQNTAHLIMRKWREISRGLPTILMGDFNLAPESPEHELFCGRSGPKELAGRFRDCWQVLNKPEEGAGTGHAFTGKGVTRIDWILVTDEFTVKSIDILYDHANGIYPSDHFPVLAQLTL